The following DNA comes from Deinococcus cellulosilyticus NBRC 106333 = KACC 11606.
GCGCCGTGACCTGCCCACCGAAGTGCAAAGGGAACTGAATCAGGCTGTGCGCAGCAGTCTTGAGTACGCCTATGCCCACCCTGAAGAGCCCAGAAGCTACATCAGGCAACACGCCCTGGAGATGAGTGACCCCGTGATGCAGGCCCACATCGACCTGTACGTCAATGAATTCTCCCTGGATGTTGGGGATGAAGGGGAGAAAGCTGTGCGTGAGCTCTTCAGCAGACTGGAAAAGGCCGGGGTGATCCGGGGGTCTGGGTTGCCGTTGTTTGTGGGGTGATCAAACCTCAGCCATCATCCGTTCCAGCGCAGACCTGCAGGCTTTCAGGGCCAGGGGAATGTTCCAGCTTTCACGGTCTCTGGGGCCAACCATGTTGCTGATGCCCCGGACTTCCAGCACAGGAACCTCCAACCTGAGGCCAGCGAGGGCCACTCCTGCGCCCTCCATGCCTTCGGTGAGGGCTGCGGGGTAGAGGTGCTGCAGTTTGTCCAGGGTCTGCTGGGTTCCAGTGACGGTTTCCAGGGTCAGCATCTCCCCTGCTTTTAGACCAAGACGCCGGGCAAGATCTGTTGCACCTTCCCAGGCCGGGAGCCTGTTGTGGAGGTCTCCGTGCAGGGGAAATCCCAGTTTCTGCAGGTTCAAGAAACCACCATCCCTGTCTTCGGCACCAAGAGAAGCACTGGTGATGGTGTTCGAGAGGGCAACATCTCCGATCTGGAGCCCTTGACCAGGGAAAGCTCCGGCAATTCCAGCGTTGATGATGAGGTCCGGTCTGGAGCTTCCGGCCACCTGCAGGGTGGTGAGGGCGGCATTCACTGCACCGATTCCGCTGATGGCAACTTCGAGGCCCAGGGCACCAAAAAACAGGGCTTCTCCTTCTGTGGCAACAACAAGCAGGATCTGCATGTCAGCCTCTGGGCACCAGATACAGCAGTTCGATGGCCTCGTACCAGTTCCCGAGGAGCAGGAACACAAAGGCCACCAGCAGGGCCAGGGGGTAGTCTTTCACAGCCTTGCCGAAGCCTTCCCTGAAGATGCGCACGGTGGTCACCACGGCAAAGGAGGCCACGAAGATGTAGGCCTGCAACTCCAGCACGATCACCGGAATGTGTGGAATGAAGTGGGAGGTGGGGATCAGGGCTGGGGACAGCCCAATGCCCAGGATGGTGAAACGGAACAGGTTGAAGATCACCGCTGGGAACCCCAGAAACAATCCGGGCAGGAAGGTGGTCAGGAACGTCCCACTCACAAAATTCCACAGGGTGATGGCGGTGGCCAGGCCCAGCACCCCGCCTGTCATGAACTGCTGGATTCCGGTGGAACTCAGGGTGGAGTTCAGGTACAGCTGCAATTCGCGGGCAAATTCGCGGTCCTGGTAGGCAATGGAAATACCCAGGATGAAACTTCCGTACAGCAGGATCTGCGTTCCCCAGAACCATCCCCGGTAGGGGCGGCTGAGGGCCACTTTCCAGGCGTGCACAAATCCCCGTCTGATGGGTGAGGGCACCAGAAGCCCAATCAGGATGACCACCGTCAGGGCTGTGAAAATCCAGGAAAACACAGGGGCTTTCAACCAGGAAGGGATGCCCACATTCCGCAGGGTGGTGCGGACACTCTGTACCGTCCAGGTGCCTGCGTTCTGTCCCACTTGCACCTGCACGTTCCCGGTCACCCGGCCTTCAAGGGGGTACACGTACACTTCCTGGTTGTTCTGTGCCACCAGAAATTCGCCTTTGTTCGGATCAACGGTGTCCACAGGAATGGATTGCTGGAAGCGCAGCATGCGAATCACCAGGTCACGGGTGTCTGGGGTCTGGGCAGGAGAAATGCGGTACTTTCCGGCCACCCAGTCCCGGACACCGGCATCTGCCGCCTGACGCGCCTCGGGGGTCTGGGCGAGGGCCAGTGAGAAAAGCAGGGCCATCAACAGGGCAATGAAGCGTCTCATGAGAGGTATTGTGGCACAACACAAAAATGGAGCATGAAAGCCATGCTCCATTCTGTGCGTCAACAGAAAATCAGATTTCCTGCAGGGGTCTTGCTGAGAGCCATTCAGGCAGGCTGTCAGGGAGGTAGGTGTCGAAGTAAAGCTGGGTCAGGGAGACCACTTTGTGACCTTCCAGCAGTTCCTGGGTGTCCTTGCGGCGGTCAATGATGCAGGCGATGCCCAGGCACTTTGCCCCGAGCTGTTCTGCTGCTCGCACGGCCTTCAGAACGCTGCCTCCGGTGGTGATCACATCTTCCACCGCCACAAAGGTCTGGTTGTTGAGGTTCTCGCCGAAGGCTTCACGGATTTTCATGCCTCCCTGTCCATCTTTTTCTGCGAAGATGGCGCGGGTTCCCAGAGGACGGGCTGTCACGTAAGCCAGGACCACTCCGCCCATCGCAGGTCCAATGATGAAATCGGGACGCCAGCCTGCATCGCGCACCTTGTTTCCCAGGTTTTCACCCAGCTGGTCTGCAGCCACAGGGTGCTGCAGCACGGTGGTGGATTGCAGGAAATAAGGAGAGTGCCGTCCTGAAGCAAGGAGGAAGTGCCCCTCATGGAAGGCGCCGTAGTACTTGTAGGTTTGCAAGACGTCCATGCGTACATTCTAACCACGAAGGTCTTGCAGGAGTGGACTCGTGCAGGCAAGTCGGTGGCTTCTCGTACAGCATGGTGTTTTCCAGGGAAAATTGGTGTCCGTTTGACACCGTTTGAATCAGGGTCCTATCTTTCTCGGAAAAACACCTGATATAAATGCTGTCATGAACCCTGCTGATGTGAAAACTTTCTTCAGAAACCACTGGACGGTCCGCAAATACAAATCGGTGCCCATGCCCGAGGACCATCTGGATGCCATTCTCTATGCTGCCCAGCGTGCGCCCACCGATGCCACCGCACAGATGTACACCTTCATTCGCCTGACCGATTCTGATGTGCGCCAGCAGATGGCCGACCTCACCCGGAATGCCCACATCAACACAGCCAGTGAAAGCTTTGTGATCTGCGCAGACATCCACCGTCTGGAAAGTCTGCTGAAACACCGAGGGTACACCCCTGGAAATTATCCTGCTGTGGCCGTGCATTTTGCTGTGGGCGATGCTGTGATGGCTGCCCAGAACATGCTGATTGCCGCCGAGATGCTGGGTTACATGGGCTGCTGGATTGGGGGGGTCATGAACAATCTTCCCGAAATCACCCGACTGCTGAAGCTCCCTGAAGGGGTCTTTCCTTTTGCAGCCCTCACCATCGGGGTTCCAGATGAGGAGCACAAACTGCGTCCCCGTCTGGACCGTGCCCTGGTGGTCCATGAGAACAGCTACCAGGACCCCACCCCCGAGGCCCTCAGTCAGGCTTTTGAGGAAATGGCAGCCATCACATCGCGGGGCGACTGGGCACTGAGCCTCAGCCGTTATTTTGCCCAGGGAGGGTCCATGGAGGTGCGGGAAGGCCATCTGCGTCAGGTGTTGCATCAGCAGGGGTTTGCTCATGTTTCCACGGCGGATCAGCTGTTTCAGCAGGCCGTAAAAGCAGGTTTTCCTGAACTGGTGGTGCGCCAGAAAGGTGCAGCTGACCTGGAAGCCTGGCTGGACCAGGGGCATCTGGCCTACCGGGGAGATGGTGGTCACCTGACGGAGGCCCTGGAGAATGCTTTAATGGAAGCATTGAAGGAGCGAACTGAATGAAAGCCATTATTCCTGCTGCCGGTCTGGGCACCCGTTTGCGTCCCCTGACGTACACCCGTCCCAAACCCGTGCTTAAAGTTGCCAACAAGCCCATCATCCTGCTTGCCATTGAGAACCTGATGGCTGCAGGCATCACAGACATTGGAATCATTGTGTCTGGCCTGACCCGCAAAGACATTGAAGAGGCCATCAACGGCACCCCTGGAGTCAACATCACTTACATTCACCAGGGAGAAACCCTGGGACTGGGCCACGCTGTGAAAATGGCCCGTGAGTTCGTGGGAGATGAGGACTTCTGTGTGTACCTCGGCGACAACCTGTTTGGGAATGGCATCTCCACCTATGTGGAACGCTTCAAGGAGACCCAGGCAGATGCCGTGATTGCCCTGGTGGAGGTTGAGAACCCCAGTTCCTTCGGTGTTGCGGTGCTCAATGAGGCAGGCCAGATCACCCAGCTCATCGAAAAACCCAAAGTTCCACCCAGCAATCTGGCGGTGGCAGGGGTCTACTGCTTCAAACCAGGCATCATGGACATCCTGGAGCAACTGAAACCCTCTGCCCGGGGTGAATACGAGATCACAGACGCCATTGCTGAACTGATCCACTCTGGTCAGACCGTCATTGGGGAACGTGTTCAGGGATGGTGGAAGGACACCGGAAAACCCTACGACCTGATTGATGCCAACCGCCTGCTCCTTGAGAGCCTGGAACCCCGAATTGAAGGTGAAGTGATCGAGTCTCGCATCACCGGTCGGGTGGTCATTGAGCAGGGTGCAGTGGTGAAAAACAGCATCATCATGGGACCCGCCCTGATTGGCAAAGACGTGGTCATCGAGAATGCCTACGTGGGACCTTTCACCAGCATCGGGCAGAAGAGCAGGATCTGCTCCTCAGAGGTGGAGTACAGCGTGGTGGACGCCGAAGTGGTGATTGACCATGTGGATGTGCGCCTGCAGGAATGCCTGCTGGGTTTGCGGGCGCAGATCAAAGGGAAAACCGGGGTCCCCAGGGCGCACCGTTTCATCCTGTCAGATGCCAGTGTGCTGGACCTCAGCGTGCAGTAAAGCCAACGCCTCACCACATTCCCTACAAAAGCACATTCCTTGAGTGTGGTTGTATTAAGATATCTACATGACACCCGAGTTCCGCGAAGTCATGGAAAAACTCAGAGCGCAGTACGCTGAAGCCCTGCGGGACATGCCCCTGCCAGATGGGGTGCCGGAGTACGTTCAGGAACTGATGGCAAAGGGAGACACCGAAACCCTGCTCCTGATGTTGAAACTCTCCTGGGTCTTTGGTGCACAGGCCGGGCAGGCCGCCCAGGTCCAGGTGCAGACCATGCGTGTTCCTACCGCTCAGGCCTAATCGAAACCCACTTCAACCCCTCCGAAAGCCGGAGGGGTTTCATTTGTTCAGATCCGCCTCAGGTAAAGGTCTTTTTCCCAGAAGCGGACAGGACAAAAATCATTGCAAAATCAGGCAAAATCGTAACCTTATGCGTTACACGAAAGGTGATTTTCAGAGAAATCCCTGTGTTTTTCATCGAAAACCCCACTTTCTCAGAAGGGTCTCAATTGCGTAGCTTTGACACAAATCATGTGAAGTATGTAAAATAACCATACAAGTTGTATACGTTGTACAGGCATCACGGTGTCGGCATCACAGTACAGCATCCCAACCCTTCGCCCACTTTCTCAGGAACTGTCCACCAAGCCTGGCCCGGTGTTCGAGAATCTCGAAATCGAAGTGCTTTCCGAGCAGTTTCCCAAGGTCCATCAGCAGCAAACCCCTAGCCCCACCCCCGACCTGGAGGTTGTTCCCTGTGGCCAAATACCCCCTGATCAAGGCAACGCTCAAAGAGCGACTGCTCAGCAGCTACTACCCCGAAGGCATCCCCCTGCCCAGCGAACCCCTGCTCGCCAAAGAGTTTGACGTTTCCCGCATGACGGCACGCCGTGCCATCGACGAACTCGAACGCGAAGGCTACGTGTACCGCATCCAGGGCGCAGGAACCTTCCCCACCGGCAAGCGTTTCCGTCAGGGCGTGTTTCGCATTCGTCCCTTCAGAGAGTGGGCCAGAGGTGCAGAAACCCACACCCGCATCCTGCAGGCCCGGGTGCTGGATGCCACCCCCGAAATGGGTGTGGTGCTGCAGATCCCCGCAGGCGAACCCATCATCTTCATTCACCGCCTCAGAACTGCAGGCGATGAACCGCTGGTGATCGAAAAAAGGTACATCAACTTCCGCATGGCTGGAGACCTGTTAAAGCACAACCTCGCCGTCGAATCGATCCACGAGGTGCTGGTCGAGAAACTGGGCATCCCCCTCACCCGCGTGGAGCAAAGCCTGGAGGCCGTCAACCTGCGCCAGGAGGAAGCCGAACTGCTCCGTGTCCCTGTGGGCACCGCCGCCTTCCTGCTGCGCCGCACCACCTACAGCGGACCCACCCGCGTTGCCTACGTGAACTACTGGGTGCGCGGAGACCGCTACGCCTTCCAGGACAGCTTCGAACCCTGAGTAAGAGCAAAGCATCTCCCCTCTGGCCATTCCAGAGGGGATTTTTTCTGGAGGTGTTGTCGGCTGGGGTTGCTGGGGGTCAGATCCCCCCTGTTCCTCATTTCATTCGGAACGGTCCTCCCTTATTAAGGGAGGTTGGTGGGCAACTCAACTGGAAACCATTCTAGACGCCCATCAATCCCCCTTTGTCAAGGGGGACAGCTTCGAGCGAATGCGAGAAGCAGGGGGATCTTACCCCTCCTCCACCGTCAGGCTCTTGAGGGTTGCACCCTGGTGCCAGCCCACCTGATAATTTTTGAACTCCAGGGCCTGGGCGAGGGCATGACCGAAGGCTTCCTCGGGGGTGCCTTCAAGCTGGAACAGCAGGAATTTGCGGCCTCCTGCGGTGTTGATGCGGATGTAGAGGTCGGTGCCCAGTTCGATCTGCTGGGTGCGTCCGGTTTTCTCGGCGCGTTTGAAAGCTTCCTGCACAGCCTGCAGGACCGTGACGGTGACTGTCGGGGGAACCATATCACTCCAGAATGTATTTGATGCCGTCCCAAAAGTCCACCAGATCCAGGTCGGTGGTTTTCAGGACGCGGTTTTTCAGCCAGGGCATGAACTCGAAGGACCTCTCGCTGCGCAGGAAGGCCCGGAAGCCCAGTTCTGCACCCCGCAGCAGGCCACTTTCCAGCCCTTTGCGAAGTTCCTGACGGGCGAGGTCCCGGTCAATGTCTCCGGTGAGGCGCACGGCACGGATGCGGTCAGCTTCCCCGTAGAAGGTGGAGGTGAGGCCCGTCCAGCCCTTGATGGCCTCTTCTGCGTGGGCCTGGGTGAGTTCACTGGCGAATTTCAGGTGGGCATCCAGTTCGAAGCCACGCTGGCTGAATTCCTTCTTGAGGTCGTTCGGTGTGACTTCCACATCTGGAGTATACGCTGCCCAGAGAAACCTGCCTGTAACGCTTCTCTGGATTTCACGGCTCCTGCAGGGCGAGCAGCTGGGGCAGGTGGTGGTGCAGGTGGTAGGGCATGAACTGTGCCCATTCAAGCGCTGTAAGTTCCCCGATGTAGAGGTGAGGAAAGGTGCGTGGCCCATTCAGGGAGGAGGTTTCAAGTTGCTTCAGGAACATCTGGTTGGTGGAGGTCCAGCGGGCAGCCAGTTCGCTTTCCGATGCCTGAAGCTGCACCAGTTTCGGAGCACGCAGTCGGGTGATCGTCCTGGGTGCAGACATGCGTTGCTGGACAGCGGCCACCACATGCAGCAGGCGGTGGTGGGGCTGGTTGGATTCCAGCACCCTGAGGATCAGGGCTCCGAGTTCATGGGTCTTGATGAGGTGCCCCTGGATCTGCAGGGCGGTCCAGCCGTCTTCCCGCCAGGGTTTGTTTCTGGGAACCTCTGAAAAGACCTGATCAAAACCTTCGACAGCCCGCAAGAAGCTGTCTTTGATCTGGGCAGGGGTCTGCCCGTAATCCCTCAATGCTTCTCTCTGGTACATCAGGCCTCCTGCTGGTACAGCTTGAGGAGGGCCAGCATGTGGGTGCGGGCATCGTGCAGGTAGGCCGGATTGTCATGGAGTTTGGTGAGCAGGATGCCTCCCTCGAACAGGGCGAACAGCACCCGGGCGGTGGCTTCGGGGTCGAGTTCGGGTTTCATCTCCCCTTTTTTGATCCCCACAGCAAGCACCTGGGCAATGAAGTTCTGCAGGCTCATGGCGGCCTGCTGGGCTTTTTCCTTGAGGAGGGGATGGGTGTCATCGGACTCCA
Coding sequences within:
- the mqnB gene encoding futalosine hydrolase yields the protein MQILLVVATEGEALFFGALGLEVAISGIGAVNAALTTLQVAGSSRPDLIINAGIAGAFPGQGLQIGDVALSNTITSASLGAEDRDGGFLNLQKLGFPLHGDLHNRLPAWEGATDLARRLGLKAGEMLTLETVTGTQQTLDKLQHLYPAALTEGMEGAGVALAGLRLEVPVLEVRGISNMVGPRDRESWNIPLALKACRSALERMMAEV
- the pyrE gene encoding orotate phosphoribosyltransferase — its product is MDVLQTYKYYGAFHEGHFLLASGRHSPYFLQSTTVLQHPVAADQLGENLGNKVRDAGWRPDFIIGPAMGGVVLAYVTARPLGTRAIFAEKDGQGGMKIREAFGENLNNQTFVAVEDVITTGGSVLKAVRAAEQLGAKCLGIACIIDRRKDTQELLEGHKVVSLTQLYFDTYLPDSLPEWLSARPLQEI
- a CDS encoding nitroreductase family protein produces the protein MNPADVKTFFRNHWTVRKYKSVPMPEDHLDAILYAAQRAPTDATAQMYTFIRLTDSDVRQQMADLTRNAHINTASESFVICADIHRLESLLKHRGYTPGNYPAVAVHFAVGDAVMAAQNMLIAAEMLGYMGCWIGGVMNNLPEITRLLKLPEGVFPFAALTIGVPDEEHKLRPRLDRALVVHENSYQDPTPEALSQAFEEMAAITSRGDWALSLSRYFAQGGSMEVREGHLRQVLHQQGFAHVSTADQLFQQAVKAGFPELVVRQKGAADLEAWLDQGHLAYRGDGGHLTEALENALMEALKERTE
- a CDS encoding glucose-1-phosphate thymidylyltransferase, which encodes MKAIIPAAGLGTRLRPLTYTRPKPVLKVANKPIILLAIENLMAAGITDIGIIVSGLTRKDIEEAINGTPGVNITYIHQGETLGLGHAVKMAREFVGDEDFCVYLGDNLFGNGISTYVERFKETQADAVIALVEVENPSSFGVAVLNEAGQITQLIEKPKVPPSNLAVAGVYCFKPGIMDILEQLKPSARGEYEITDAIAELIHSGQTVIGERVQGWWKDTGKPYDLIDANRLLLESLEPRIEGEVIESRITGRVVIEQGAVVKNSIIMGPALIGKDVVIENAYVGPFTSIGQKSRICSSEVEYSVVDAEVVIDHVDVRLQECLLGLRAQIKGKTGVPRAHRFILSDASVLDLSVQ
- a CDS encoding DdrH, with protein sequence MTPEFREVMEKLRAQYAEALRDMPLPDGVPEYVQELMAKGDTETLLLMLKLSWVFGAQAGQAAQVQVQTMRVPTAQA
- a CDS encoding GntR family transcriptional regulator, whose product is MAKYPLIKATLKERLLSSYYPEGIPLPSEPLLAKEFDVSRMTARRAIDELEREGYVYRIQGAGTFPTGKRFRQGVFRIRPFREWARGAETHTRILQARVLDATPEMGVVLQIPAGEPIIFIHRLRTAGDEPLVIEKRYINFRMAGDLLKHNLAVESIHEVLVEKLGIPLTRVEQSLEAVNLRQEEAELLRVPVGTAAFLLRRTTYSGPTRVAYVNYWVRGDRYAFQDSFEP
- a CDS encoding DinB family protein, with amino-acid sequence MYQREALRDYGQTPAQIKDSFLRAVEGFDQVFSEVPRNKPWREDGWTALQIQGHLIKTHELGALILRVLESNQPHHRLLHVVAAVQQRMSAPRTITRLRAPKLVQLQASESELAARWTSTNQMFLKQLETSSLNGPRTFPHLYIGELTALEWAQFMPYHLHHHLPQLLALQEP